In Lycium ferocissimum isolate CSIRO_LF1 chromosome 11, AGI_CSIRO_Lferr_CH_V1, whole genome shotgun sequence, a single genomic region encodes these proteins:
- the LOC132038044 gene encoding uncharacterized protein LOC132038044, which translates to MGWIGEQIDSVKSIQFRQLVTQAISFGMIVASALIIWKALMCVTGSESPVVVVLSESMEPGFKRGDILFLHMSKDPIRAGEIVVFNVDGRDIPIVHRVIKVRREVLSLYKIFFHLVVLDYRNLVACIIFFWALVMKQRMCKWLSNFDKEKKNTSLCPRSTLAAASSHHGRAVGFLPYVGWVTIIMTEKPIIKYILIGALGLLVITSKD; encoded by the exons atggGGTGGATAGGAGAGCAAATCGACTCAGTAAAGTCAATTCAGTTCAGACAACTGGTAACACAAGCTATTAGTTTTG GGATGATCGTTGCATCAGCACTTATAATATGGAAAGCATTGATGTGTGTAACTGGGAGCGAATCACCTGTGGTGGTTGTGCTTTCTGAAAGTATGGAACCTGGCTTTAAAAGG GGTGACATTCTTTTCTTGCATATGAGTAAGGATCCTATTCGTGCCGGAGAAATTGTTGTGTTTAATGTTGAC GGACGTGATATTCCAATTGTTCATCGAGTAATAAAGGTACGGCGGGAAGTATTATCTCTAtacaaaatattctttcatCTGGTTGTGCTTGATTATAGGAACCTGGTTGCCTGCATCATATTTTTCTGGGCACTGGTAATGAAACAAAGAATGTGCAAATGGCTATCAAACTTTGACAAGGAAAAGAAGAAT ACCTCTCTATGCCCACGGTCAACGCTAGCTGCAGCGTCATCACATCATGGGAGAGCTGTTGG gtTCTTGCCTTATGTTGGGTGGGTAACTATAATCATGACTGAAAAGCCAATTATCAAG TATATATTGATAGGTGCATTGGGATTGTTGGTCATCACATCAAAAGATTAG
- the LOC132038045 gene encoding uncharacterized protein LOC132038045 yields MKETEKVKDYIDRIMKIVNHVRLLEETLEEKRIVEKVMVTISEKFEAKISSIEDAWDMSQLTLNELSNALQAMERRKAFREEENSSEIALIVVQRSKAQSDGDSKRQSNGRNGKEKKDQYNNRGRFQRSKSPPCPYCKKTNHAEKFCWYRPEVQCRVCKQFVHVDKVCKTNQNQQTQAQPAQAQPAQVTENANYHEEKLFATSTVGECNIAAQDDDVCPVDSGCTHHMISNMKIFEHLDKKYFSKVILGDGRLVDAKDKGAVVVQTPLGTKLIIDVLFVPEISQGLLSVG; encoded by the coding sequence ATGAAAGAGACTGAAAAGGTGAAAGATTATATTGATAGAATCATGAAAATTGTTAATCATGTCAGGCTGTTAGAAGAAACACTAGAAGAGAAGAGGATTGTTGAGAAGGTGATGGTGACGATTTCAGAAAAGTTTGAAGCGAAAATCTCCTCAATTGAAGATGCTTGGGATATGTCTCAGCTCACATTGAATGAACTTTCTAACGCTCTTCAAGCTATGGAGCGAAGGAAAGCTTTTAGAGAGGAAGAGAATTCAAGTGAAATTGCTCTTATAGTTGTTCAAAGGTCCAAAGCTCAATCTGATGGTGACTCAAAAAGGCAATCAAATGGAAGAAATGGCAAGGAGAAGAAGGATCAATATAACAACAGAGGGAGATTTCAAAGATCCAAGTCCCCACCTTGTCCCTATTGTAAAAAGACCAATCATGCGGAGAAATTTTGCTGGTACAGACCTGAAGTTCAATGTAGGGTCTGCAAGCAATTCGTTCATGTGGATAAGGTGTGCAAAACAAATCAAAACCAGCAAACTCAAGCGCAACCAGCTCAAGCCCAGCCAGCTCAAGTTACTGAAAATGCTAACTATCATGAAGAGAAGTTATTTGCTACTTCTACTGTTGGAGAATGCAATATAGCAGCTCAAGATGATGATgtgtgtcctgtggatagtggaTGCACACATCATATGATATCTAACATGAAGATTTTTGAACATTTggacaaaaaatatttttccaaagtcatactTGGAGATGGTAGACTTGTAGATGCAAAGGACAAAGGAGCAGTTGTTGTTCAAACTCCCTTAGGTACAAAGCTTATAATTGATGTATTATTTGTTCCTGAAATTAGCCAAGGTCTTCTCAGTGTTGGCTAG
- the LOC132036293 gene encoding uncharacterized vacuolar membrane protein YML018C produces MGWRYKAGLFLISAVVVIWVTSAEVTQGIFSEYKQPFAITYLGASLLVIYLPVAFLKDWICDLLKRRASRTDKNTGTGNESYTRHSSPLKHTVQKVFEIEILKSIDRKDSEENLSAEEEGRPLVAKCNGNSDDSKNGKEITTWQIARYGFFLAPLWFITEYLSNAALEHTSVASTTVLSSTSGLFTLFVGVILGEDSLNMAKVVAVFVSMSGVVMTTLGKTWATDESQLNSSSSGERSLLGDLFGLLSAMSYGVFTVLLKKFSGEEGKGVDMQKLFGYIGLCTLVTMWWLVWPLTALGIEPKFTIPHSAKLDEVVLANGLVGSVLSDYFWALCVVWTTPLVATLGMSLTIPLAMVADMVIHGRHYSAIYILGSAQVFAGFVIANIADRISKLMGL; encoded by the exons atGGGTTGGAGATACAAGGCTGGTCTTTTCCTTATTTCAGCTGTTGTGGTTATTTGGGTCACCTCTGCTGAAGTTACCCAg GGCATTTTCTCAGAATATAAGCAGCCATTTGCAATCACATACCTTGGAGCTTCTTTGCTGGTAATTTATCTCCCTGTAGCATTTCTTAAGGATTGGATATGCGATTTGCTGAAGAGACGCGCTAGTAGAACTGATAAAAATACTGGAACTGGCAATGAATCATATACGAGACATAGTTCTCCTTTAAAGCACACAGTACAGAAAGTGTTCGAGATTGAAATCCTGAAATCAATAGACAGAAAAGACAGTGAAGAAAATCTTTCTGCCGAGGAAGAAGGAAGACCTCTTGTTGCTAAATGCAATGGTAATTCTGATGATTCAAAGAATGGAAAAGAGATAACCACCTGGCAAATTGCTCGTTATGGATTCTTTCTTGCTCCTCTCTGGTTTATAACCGAG TACCTGTCAAATGCAGCACTTGAACATACAAGTGTTGCAAGCACAACAGTACTATCTTCTACATCGGGATTGTTCACTCTTTTTGTTGGTGTAATACTTGGTGAAGATTCCTTAAATATGGCCAAAGTAGTTGCAGTCTTTGTTAGCATGTCTGGTGTTGTCATGACCACTCTAGGAAAAACATGGGCGACTGATGAATCTCAGTTGAACTCTTCCTC aaGTGGCGAACGTTCTCTCCTTGGGGATCTCTTCGGCCTTCTTTCGGCGATGTCGTATGGCGTGTTCACTG TGCTGCTTAAAAAGTTCTCTGGTGAGGAAGGAAAAGGAGTAGATATGCAAAAATTGTTCGGGTATATAGGTTTGTGCACCCTTGTGACCATGTGGTGGCTTG TATGGCCATTGACTGCGCTAGGGATTGAACCCAAGTTCACAATACCTCATTCTGCTAAACTGGATGAAGTTGTTTTAGCCAATGGACTTGTAGGGAGTGTTCTCTCAGATTACTTTTG GGCACTGTGTGTTGTTTGGACAACTCCTTTAGTTGCAACTCTCGGCATGTCTCTCACAATTCCACTTGCAATGGTGGCTGACATGGTGATTCATGGACGTCATTATTCTGCTATATACATTCTTGGCTCAGCACAG GTATTTGCAGGATTTGTAATAGCTAATATAGCAGACCGGATTTCGAAACTTATGGGACTATGA